A window of the Deinococcus roseus genome harbors these coding sequences:
- a CDS encoding AAA family ATPase: MAAREINVRALREGLAQALTEVRSGDRLIVTQHKEKIAAVVPIKDLLLLQRAKEFSPMSIHTLFNHAGGSAKTTTVRELSHQLSKMGFKVLAVDLDSQANLSEWLGFGDVPREHTVLPTMLDRKPLEVHPQYHAHGFDLIPANLNLVDIEDRLATPEIFQFRNALRDVAREHQYDFVFIDASPSGAKLSQQACIAADSIICPVMPTVKGHTSLVTLNSLIDRIKPLNPGLKVSMYLLTNLNPTSTMNVHFQGELRARIEELGVPLFSEGIRRRETVYEAASYMMQPVTSLERKTKIHGLKEAQEELQQMAEFVLGQLQVGADQGVTL, encoded by the coding sequence ATGGCTGCCAGAGAAATCAATGTTCGGGCCCTGCGGGAAGGCCTTGCCCAGGCCCTCACCGAAGTGCGGTCCGGAGACCGGTTGATTGTGACGCAGCACAAAGAAAAAATTGCCGCTGTGGTGCCCATCAAAGACCTGCTTTTGTTGCAGCGGGCAAAGGAGTTCAGCCCCATGTCCATCCACACCCTGTTCAACCACGCCGGTGGGTCCGCCAAAACCACCACAGTCCGTGAACTCAGTCACCAGCTCTCCAAAATGGGCTTCAAAGTCCTGGCGGTCGACCTCGACAGCCAGGCGAATCTCAGCGAATGGCTGGGGTTCGGGGATGTCCCCAGAGAGCACACGGTGCTCCCCACCATGCTGGACCGCAAGCCGCTGGAGGTGCACCCGCAGTACCATGCGCACGGCTTTGATTTGATTCCAGCGAACCTGAACCTGGTGGACATCGAAGACCGCCTGGCCACCCCAGAGATCTTCCAGTTCCGCAACGCCCTGAGGGACGTTGCCAGAGAACACCAGTACGACTTCGTGTTCATTGATGCCTCACCGAGTGGCGCGAAACTCTCCCAGCAGGCCTGCATTGCAGCAGATTCCATCATCTGCCCGGTGATGCCGACCGTCAAAGGCCACACCAGCCTGGTGACCCTGAACAGCCTGATCGACCGCATCAAGCCACTGAACCCCGGACTGAAGGTCAGCATGTATTTGCTCACCAACCTCAACCCCACCAGCACCATGAACGTGCACTTCCAGGGGGAACTCCGTGCACGCATCGAAGAACTCGGGGTGCCCCTCTTTTCGGAAGGCATCCGCAGGCGGGAAACGGTGTACGAGGCAGCGTCTTACATGATGCAACCCGTGACCAGCCTGGAACGCAAAACCAAAATCCACGGCCTGAAAGAAGCCCAGGAAGAACTGCAGCAGATGGCGGAATTTGTGCTGGGCCAACTGCAGGTGGGCGCAGATCAGGGGGTAACCCTGTGA
- a CDS encoding ParB/RepB/Spo0J family partition protein, with protein sequence MSLIGRLNQQSGGKNITSSQKDRILQHNMKIIHIDLTKIERSPVQHRRSFDKKARESLARSIEKHGLRTPVLVKTKADGTYRLIAGERRLQAHEDLGKTQILAAVLDDVVNEKDEVTISLIENFQRSNPNAYEEAIGGTLLLSAELQKPREDIAAHLNQLYNARETEEAQLQIAQIEGLFDGVGLPSFVTFVTTRLPTLTYPVEVQQLLNDNLLPFTHCQLLARIKDDTLRQKAIQHALQHPGITVSDLKKFIQKLILPTTSKQKTVGTLIQDNYKKTWKKMAPEDRVVLESLIGKIEDMLAKYQ encoded by the coding sequence GTGAGTTTGATTGGTCGCCTCAACCAGCAGTCTGGCGGCAAGAACATCACCAGCAGCCAGAAAGACCGCATTTTGCAGCACAACATGAAAATCATCCACATTGATTTGACCAAAATCGAACGCAGCCCGGTGCAGCACCGCCGCAGTTTCGACAAGAAGGCCCGCGAGTCCCTGGCCAGGAGCATTGAGAAGCACGGACTGAGAACTCCAGTGCTGGTGAAAACCAAAGCGGACGGCACATACCGGCTGATAGCAGGGGAGAGGAGACTCCAGGCCCATGAGGACCTCGGGAAAACCCAGATTCTGGCAGCAGTCCTCGATGATGTGGTCAACGAGAAGGACGAAGTCACCATCAGCCTGATTGAGAACTTTCAGCGCTCCAACCCGAATGCTTATGAAGAGGCAATTGGTGGGACCCTGTTGCTTTCCGCTGAGTTGCAAAAGCCCCGCGAGGACATCGCTGCTCACCTCAACCAGCTGTACAATGCCCGCGAGACCGAAGAAGCCCAGTTGCAGATTGCACAAATTGAGGGTCTCTTTGATGGGGTGGGCCTCCCCTCTTTCGTGACTTTCGTGACCACCCGCTTGCCGACCCTCACTTACCCCGTGGAAGTGCAGCAACTGCTGAACGACAACCTGTTGCCGTTCACCCACTGCCAGTTGCTCGCCCGCATCAAGGATGACACGCTGCGCCAGAAAGCCATCCAGCATGCTTTGCAGCACCCTGGCATCACGGTCAGTGACCTGAAGAAATTCATTCAAAAGCTGATCCTACCCACAACAAGCAAACAAAAGACCGTGGGAACCCTCATTCAGGACAACTACAAGAAAACCTGGAAGAAGATGGCGCCAGAAGACCGGGTGGTCCTGGAATCCCTGATTGGCAAAATCGAGGACATGCTCGCAAAGTACCAGTGA
- a CDS encoding DEAD/DEAH box helicase has product MTWSPPPGYGARTFQIHFHPQDWKEGQALQQQGEVLSCKPLPADRTVTGVVREVVEEFRVGLTLNPAQFRGSCTCWQKTPPHRTCKHMVALLFHWFSPPGEVPPVGLSMADESYLKTIGTSWEKRGVLHEAHQVKLQVLSKRNPVEVRKYLESQGWGKLWVLLEGGGASGIGLSSSRATLVPPTSNSALGGDRSQAVPAERQLVFVLDLGQQVPYLAPPRLEPHLGAIQRGRLLQPQRLVPGRTHYLPLEEEGRLLREVLNVKGDQHLHPRTPLGWVLDRLLKRGLLYLKGHLDRPLQAGEEREGKVGWTVDAQGNQHPQFQVEPAAEVLLLDQAWYVDRGSFKAGRVLTLCSGHQIQQFLAVPPVVPEKVQEAQHMLQGLDGPPLPHPVHLNVQRIKGVPSFKAVLGGTAQGKQNTPRLSLRVDYGALTVPTVDVLYPARTGRPALRHFDGHKLVLVERDVTAEQQAFSCLQAQGLSPLSTGDQGVVFQNASQSKGEEHLGYLLTRVVPELKGKNWEVIVDRSFPGEVIQRPLQGTLREDGGWFSLELGVEVAGRTVSLLPLLLRWIRNHPDLLREVLEGKAEGQLECFPLGEGRFLGVELTRIHTLLRVLVEYHQGGEAIWLPRMGAGLLSSVSGVVQWKGSEQAFRLIQNLRRLSEPLPPLQAPHGLKAELRPYQLQGVAWLQRLRETGMNGILADDMGLGKTLQTLTHILIEKEQGRLRHPVLIVAPTSLMPNWQAEAEKFTPGLRTLTLHGAARHRRMGDIQEVDVVFTTYGVLVKDQVLLERHPYHMIVLDEAQRIKNARGRASQAFKHLHSQHRLCLTGTPIENHLGELWSLFHFLMPDLLPAEGEFRQLYRDPIEKDDDPLCQERLSRMVRPLMLRRTKGEVAGELPSKTEITITLELGGEQRDLYETLRVATQQQLQVEIEKRGLASSQIHVLTALLKLRQVCCHPGLVRLEEASKVRRSVKLEWFKDTLPGMLEEGRTVLVFSQFTSLLVVLGKELERLGVKHAVLTGQTVDRAEQVQRFQSGEVKVFLISLKAGGVGLNLTAADTVIHFDPWWNPAAENQATDRAYRIGQDKPVFVYKLVTSGTIEEKILVLQEKKARLSRSVLHGGNGGELHLSEDDVGMLLAGGGLEKEHRKHV; this is encoded by the coding sequence GTGACCTGGTCTCCCCCACCGGGTTACGGTGCCCGCACCTTTCAGATCCATTTTCATCCTCAAGACTGGAAGGAGGGTCAGGCTTTGCAGCAACAGGGGGAGGTGCTGTCCTGCAAACCCCTCCCTGCGGACCGGACGGTCACCGGGGTGGTGCGGGAGGTGGTGGAGGAATTCCGGGTGGGCCTCACCCTCAACCCCGCACAGTTCCGCGGGTCTTGCACCTGCTGGCAAAAGACTCCACCCCATCGGACCTGCAAGCACATGGTGGCGTTGCTGTTCCACTGGTTTTCTCCCCCAGGTGAGGTGCCCCCTGTTGGACTCTCCATGGCCGACGAGTCTTATTTGAAGACCATCGGGACCAGCTGGGAGAAGCGGGGGGTGCTCCATGAGGCCCACCAGGTGAAACTGCAGGTGCTCTCCAAACGGAACCCTGTGGAGGTGCGCAAGTACCTGGAAAGCCAGGGTTGGGGAAAACTGTGGGTTTTGCTGGAGGGTGGTGGAGCATCTGGGATTGGGCTTTCCTCCTCTCGGGCCACGCTGGTTCCTCCAACCTCCAACAGTGCTTTGGGTGGCGACAGATCTCAGGCGGTTCCCGCAGAGCGTCAATTGGTGTTTGTGCTGGACCTGGGTCAGCAGGTACCGTACCTGGCTCCTCCTCGCCTGGAGCCACACCTGGGGGCCATCCAGCGGGGCCGCTTGCTCCAGCCCCAGCGGCTGGTGCCGGGCCGCACCCATTACCTGCCCCTGGAGGAAGAAGGCCGGCTCCTCAGGGAAGTGCTGAACGTCAAAGGGGACCAGCACCTGCACCCCAGAACACCCCTGGGCTGGGTGTTGGATCGGCTGTTGAAAAGGGGCCTGCTGTACCTCAAAGGGCACCTGGACCGCCCTTTGCAGGCAGGGGAGGAACGGGAAGGAAAGGTGGGCTGGACAGTGGATGCTCAGGGCAACCAGCACCCCCAGTTTCAGGTGGAGCCAGCCGCTGAAGTGCTGTTGCTGGACCAGGCCTGGTACGTGGACAGAGGGAGCTTCAAAGCCGGCCGGGTTCTCACCCTTTGTTCCGGCCATCAAATCCAGCAGTTCCTGGCGGTTCCTCCTGTGGTCCCGGAGAAAGTCCAGGAGGCCCAGCACATGTTGCAAGGCCTGGACGGTCCTCCCCTCCCTCACCCGGTGCACTTGAATGTTCAGCGCATCAAGGGCGTCCCCTCCTTCAAAGCGGTGCTGGGGGGAACGGCTCAGGGCAAGCAAAACACCCCCCGGCTGTCTCTGCGGGTGGATTACGGCGCCCTCACGGTCCCTACGGTGGACGTGCTGTACCCGGCCAGAACTGGACGGCCCGCTTTGCGGCACTTTGATGGCCACAAACTGGTTTTGGTGGAGCGGGATGTGACGGCCGAACAGCAGGCCTTTTCATGCTTGCAAGCCCAAGGCCTCTCTCCCCTGTCCACTGGAGACCAGGGGGTGGTGTTCCAGAATGCCTCCCAGAGCAAGGGGGAAGAACACCTGGGTTACCTGCTCACCCGTGTGGTGCCTGAATTGAAAGGCAAAAACTGGGAGGTGATTGTGGACAGGTCCTTCCCGGGTGAGGTGATCCAGCGTCCCTTGCAGGGCACCCTCAGGGAGGACGGGGGGTGGTTCTCGCTGGAATTGGGGGTGGAGGTGGCTGGGAGAACGGTTTCCCTGCTGCCCCTCTTGCTGAGGTGGATCAGGAACCACCCAGACCTCCTCAGGGAGGTGCTGGAAGGCAAGGCTGAAGGCCAGTTGGAATGCTTTCCGTTGGGAGAGGGCCGGTTTCTGGGGGTGGAGTTGACCCGCATCCACACCCTGCTCAGGGTGCTTGTGGAGTACCACCAGGGTGGGGAGGCCATCTGGCTTCCCCGCATGGGGGCTGGACTCCTCTCCAGTGTCAGCGGGGTTGTGCAGTGGAAGGGTTCAGAGCAGGCCTTCCGGCTCATTCAAAACCTGCGGCGGCTCTCTGAACCCCTGCCTCCACTGCAGGCTCCGCATGGCCTTAAGGCGGAGCTGCGCCCTTACCAGCTTCAGGGTGTGGCGTGGCTGCAACGGCTCAGGGAGACCGGCATGAACGGCATCCTTGCCGATGACATGGGGCTCGGCAAAACCCTGCAGACCCTGACCCACATCCTGATCGAGAAAGAACAGGGGAGACTGCGGCATCCTGTGCTCATTGTGGCCCCCACCAGTTTGATGCCGAACTGGCAAGCCGAGGCAGAAAAGTTCACCCCGGGCCTGAGGACCCTGACCTTGCATGGGGCGGCCCGTCACCGGCGCATGGGGGACATCCAGGAGGTGGACGTGGTGTTCACCACGTATGGGGTGCTGGTCAAAGACCAGGTGTTGCTTGAGCGTCACCCCTACCATATGATCGTGCTGGATGAAGCCCAGCGCATCAAGAACGCCAGGGGACGGGCCAGTCAGGCCTTTAAGCACCTGCACAGTCAGCACCGGCTGTGCCTGACCGGAACCCCCATTGAGAACCACCTGGGGGAGTTGTGGTCCCTGTTTCACTTCCTGATGCCAGATTTGCTGCCTGCCGAAGGGGAATTCCGGCAACTGTACCGGGATCCCATCGAGAAGGACGACGACCCGTTGTGTCAGGAGCGCCTGTCCCGCATGGTGCGGCCCCTGATGCTCCGGCGCACCAAAGGAGAGGTGGCAGGAGAACTCCCTTCCAAAACCGAGATCACCATCACCTTGGAGCTGGGAGGGGAGCAGCGGGACCTCTATGAGACCCTCCGGGTGGCCACCCAGCAGCAATTGCAGGTTGAAATTGAGAAGCGGGGACTGGCCAGCAGCCAGATCCATGTGCTCACTGCGTTGCTGAAACTCCGGCAGGTGTGCTGCCACCCTGGTCTGGTTCGGCTGGAAGAGGCCAGCAAGGTCAGGCGGTCCGTGAAACTGGAGTGGTTCAAAGACACCCTGCCCGGGATGCTGGAAGAAGGGCGCACGGTGCTGGTGTTCTCCCAGTTCACTTCCCTCCTGGTTGTGCTGGGGAAGGAGTTGGAGAGGCTGGGGGTCAAGCATGCCGTGCTCACCGGCCAGACCGTGGACCGCGCAGAGCAGGTGCAACGTTTCCAGTCGGGAGAGGTGAAAGTTTTCCTGATCAGCCTGAAAGCGGGTGGGGTGGGACTGAACCTGACGGCAGCAGACACGGTGATTCACTTCGATCCCTGGTGGAATCCAGCAGCGGAAAATCAGGCGACCGACCGGGCTTACCGCATTGGGCAGGACAAGCCGGTTTTTGTCTACAAGCTGGTGACCAGTGGCACCATTGAGGAGAAAATCCTGGTTTTGCAGGAGAAAAAAGCCCGCCTGTCCAGAAGTGTGTTGCATGGTGGGAATGGAGGTGAGCTGCACCTGAGTGAAGACGATGTGGGCATGTTGCTGGCAGGTGGAGGTCTGGAGAAGGAACACAGAAAGCATGTGTGA
- a CDS encoding replication initiator protein A — translation MPKKVKKTPSSSPLLPHYAEMNVHYLGLISIQRQIDKKDWRWRIEETRNGRQTVIECLGNQEYGVPHGNDNDFYNAIIHQYVENNMPEDGVVQVTAYELLKLSGKTDNNQNYDALRESLHRLYLSAFFVSQAWLNKKNTRWETVSFKHIDKLRFTSDDEANLSNRSIIQITLPVEITESVRAGYLLPVDGSVLKALKQPTSRALYRLLEARRRDPQDPGMVLESFEENVMIWGQVCKLFGGRSDKIRRSLDHAHEELIENGYLKAVEFEGRGKTQTIIYRFNSRVIPEPDKAKVQLLESHGIWPVQARHYAMEYAHLVEPVVRRYQQMLSKGYTPENPAGLIIKMLKEPDQFGVSLQELPASIPAPAEPTIKPPKNPTTEVLSPIDLEGKRGTVTFLAQRLGKRVSMRHLDAFLDRLKNDDAFALSMFEQFSTAMLDSEQQAQLVVSSLQGDGPGF, via the coding sequence GGAAACCCGCAATGGACGACAAACCGTGATTGAATGCCTGGGCAACCAGGAGTACGGGGTACCGCACGGCAACGACAATGATTTTTACAATGCCATCATCCACCAGTACGTGGAAAACAACATGCCTGAAGATGGTGTGGTGCAGGTCACGGCCTATGAACTCCTCAAGCTGTCTGGGAAGACCGACAACAACCAGAATTATGACGCCCTCAGGGAATCCCTGCACCGCCTTTACCTTTCCGCATTTTTTGTGTCCCAGGCCTGGTTGAACAAAAAAAACACCCGCTGGGAAACCGTGAGTTTCAAGCACATCGACAAATTGCGTTTCACCTCAGACGATGAAGCCAACCTCTCCAACCGCAGCATCATCCAGATCACCCTGCCCGTGGAGATCACCGAAAGTGTGCGGGCTGGTTACCTGCTGCCTGTGGATGGCAGCGTGCTCAAGGCCCTCAAGCAACCCACCAGCCGGGCCCTCTACAGGCTGCTGGAAGCCCGCAGGAGGGACCCTCAGGACCCGGGGATGGTGTTGGAGTCCTTCGAGGAAAACGTGATGATCTGGGGGCAGGTGTGCAAACTGTTCGGTGGCCGTTCAGACAAGATCCGGCGCAGCCTGGATCACGCCCACGAAGAACTGATTGAAAACGGCTACCTGAAAGCCGTGGAGTTTGAAGGGCGGGGCAAAACCCAGACCATCATCTACCGCTTCAACTCGCGGGTGATCCCCGAGCCCGACAAAGCCAAAGTGCAACTGTTGGAAAGCCACGGCATCTGGCCGGTGCAAGCCCGTCACTACGCCATGGAATACGCCCACCTGGTGGAACCCGTGGTGCGTCGCTACCAGCAGATGCTCTCCAAAGGCTACACCCCCGAGAATCCGGCCGGCCTGATCATCAAAATGCTCAAGGAACCCGACCAGTTTGGGGTGTCCCTGCAAGAACTCCCTGCCTCCATCCCTGCACCGGCAGAGCCCACTATAAAACCACCGAAAAATCCCACCACCGAAGTGCTCTCCCCCATTGACCTGGAGGGCAAGCGGGGCACCGTCACCTTCCTGGCCCAGCGCCTCGGGAAACGGGTGAGCATGCGTCACCTCGACGCTTTCCTGGACCGGCTGAAAAACGATGATGCTTTTGCCCTCAGCATGTTCGAGCAGTTCTCCACCGCCATGCTGGACAGTGAACAGCAAGCACAACTGGTGGTTTCATCACTGCAGGGTGATGGACCTGGGTTTTAA